In one window of Frigoriglobus tundricola DNA:
- a CDS encoding PVC-type heme-binding CxxCH protein: MRFFPNGLVPLALVLLGASFAGAQPKSGPLAPEDALKALKVADGFQVELFAAEPMLINPTSIDVDHKGRVWVAEAVNYRRKNFGRPIIRKEGDRIQVLVDEKGEGKASKAVTFYQGPELYGPLGVCVAPYADGKGQRVFVCQSPDILVFEDKDGDLKADGPPKKFLTGFGGFDHDHGVHGINIGPDGKLYFTVGDSGVSGLQSSDGKGKKFTSNATDCRAGTVWRCDMDGTHLELIAHNFRNNYECCVNSFGEVWLSDNDDDGNKQTRICFVMPGGNYGYHPRGPGQSHWHEEQPGIVHKTLRTGQGSPTGITFYEGSMFPKKYQGALLHCDCAPSEVRWFFPKPKGAGYELEKELLLTSSDNWFRPSDVCVAPDGSIFVADWYDRGVGGHGMGDPTDGRIYRITPKGHKGYTVPEVKLGTPEECAEAFRSPCSAVRYLTFAKVRPLVLKLTAGMKAWLEPDEKEKGDPKLKDVKDQLEAFTKAVSNLQDAPPELLARWFWLACVSNKGDWNPTPLYRVLGSTDFFVNDKYKNGPIPPTLLRIDRNLGDNEIYRMARFTLYPISTLPKTDLPKDSADALARDPGKFVDAFGPSPAARRELLLSMPGLKLEYAKPVFYALAKRYDGHDIFYRAALNIACGTDPVRRDAILADFDKHFPEWNDKVADLVWELRPKSVMPRLGKLLADAKLTAAQKGRIVDILATSDDPAAGQTMLDVLKGDAAPEVKTQAIESLKLFLPTKWKSLQSGKELVAAIDALLADPKTTATGFQLIAAANAVNRVEAVVKVARDETAPLALRKEAIRTLSKLPDEKSVDALVGTGAPKNPLSVDCVNALGELLPKGQKPPAYATKALESLKLAVTLESASPEIRSAAVAALAANRAGTVWLLDAYGKNELPKEVVAETGRLVRNSPYADLANRAKLAFPAPGKLNPKNLPAPGVLAKRSGDATRGKAVWNASLTGAAQCAKCHMVRGVGGAVGPDLTGIGKKASRENLYDSILTPSKAIADQYIQHSVTTTAEVTVSGLLVADTPTAITLRDANGKDNTVAKNDIEGPVRKLKTSIMPEDVVAALTEDELIDLVAYLETLKVTALTPDTFHIAGPFPGKDMNAALDTEYGPEKGALDPKATFPANGTPIGWRALRPDGKGYFDLAALHGDRGTNSASYMYAEIESPVEQAGEVLLGPDDGAKLWINGKEVLTSRDSNAATPEAQKVAVKLVRGKNTVLLKIANGNNPHGFYFSLTSPEETKLVRK; encoded by the coding sequence ATGCGCTTCTTTCCGAATGGCCTCGTACCTCTTGCCCTCGTTCTGCTCGGCGCATCGTTCGCGGGCGCTCAGCCGAAAAGTGGGCCGCTCGCGCCGGAGGATGCGCTCAAGGCCCTCAAGGTCGCGGACGGCTTTCAGGTGGAACTGTTCGCCGCCGAACCGATGCTCATCAACCCGACGAGCATCGACGTCGATCACAAGGGCCGGGTGTGGGTCGCGGAGGCCGTGAACTACCGGCGCAAGAACTTCGGGCGGCCGATCATCCGCAAGGAAGGCGACCGCATTCAGGTGCTGGTCGATGAGAAGGGCGAAGGGAAAGCCAGTAAGGCCGTCACGTTCTACCAGGGGCCGGAACTCTACGGGCCGCTGGGCGTCTGCGTCGCGCCGTATGCGGACGGCAAGGGCCAGCGGGTGTTCGTGTGCCAGTCGCCCGACATCCTGGTGTTCGAGGACAAGGACGGCGACCTGAAGGCCGACGGCCCGCCGAAGAAGTTCCTCACGGGCTTCGGCGGCTTCGACCACGACCACGGCGTTCACGGCATCAACATCGGCCCGGACGGCAAACTGTACTTCACCGTGGGCGACTCGGGTGTGAGCGGCCTGCAATCGTCCGACGGCAAGGGCAAGAAATTCACGAGCAACGCGACCGACTGCCGGGCCGGGACGGTGTGGCGCTGCGACATGGATGGCACCCACCTCGAACTCATCGCGCACAACTTCCGCAACAACTACGAGTGCTGCGTCAACAGCTTCGGCGAAGTGTGGCTCTCGGACAACGACGACGACGGCAACAAGCAGACGCGCATCTGCTTCGTGATGCCCGGCGGCAACTACGGCTACCACCCGCGCGGCCCCGGCCAGTCGCACTGGCACGAGGAACAACCCGGCATCGTCCACAAGACGCTCCGCACCGGCCAGGGGAGCCCGACCGGCATCACGTTTTACGAAGGGAGCATGTTCCCGAAGAAGTACCAGGGCGCGCTCCTGCACTGCGATTGTGCCCCGTCCGAGGTGCGGTGGTTCTTCCCGAAGCCGAAGGGCGCCGGGTACGAACTCGAAAAGGAACTGCTCCTCACCAGTAGCGACAACTGGTTCCGGCCGAGTGACGTGTGCGTGGCGCCGGACGGTAGCATCTTCGTGGCCGACTGGTACGACCGCGGCGTCGGCGGGCACGGTATGGGCGACCCGACCGACGGCCGCATCTACCGCATCACCCCGAAGGGCCATAAGGGGTACACGGTGCCAGAGGTGAAGTTGGGTACACCGGAGGAATGTGCCGAAGCGTTCAGGTCCCCCTGTTCAGCGGTACGTTACCTGACGTTCGCCAAAGTCCGTCCTCTGGTCTTGAAACTCACAGCGGGGATGAAGGCGTGGCTTGAGCCTGACGAGAAAGAGAAAGGAGATCCAAAACTCAAAGATGTGAAAGACCAGCTCGAAGCTTTCACGAAGGCGGTTTCCAATTTACAAGATGCTCCGCCCGAACTTCTGGCAAGGTGGTTCTGGCTGGCTTGTGTGTCGAATAAGGGAGATTGGAACCCGACACCTCTGTATCGCGTGCTAGGAAGTACGGACTTCTTCGTGAATGATAAGTACAAGAACGGACCGATCCCCCCAACCCTGCTCCGCATCGATAGGAATCTCGGAGACAATGAGATCTACCGTATGGCGAGATTCACGCTATACCCTATCTCAACGCTCCCGAAAACCGACTTGCCAAAGGACTCGGCTGATGCTCTTGCCCGAGATCCGGGAAAGTTTGTGGACGCCTTCGGGCCTTCGCCCGCCGCACGGCGCGAATTGTTGCTCTCGATGCCCGGCCTCAAACTGGAATACGCCAAGCCGGTATTCTACGCTCTTGCCAAACGATACGACGGCCATGACATCTTCTACCGCGCCGCCCTCAACATCGCGTGCGGCACGGATCCGGTGCGGCGTGATGCGATCCTCGCGGACTTCGACAAGCACTTCCCCGAGTGGAACGACAAGGTTGCCGATCTCGTGTGGGAACTGAGGCCGAAGTCCGTCATGCCGCGGCTCGGCAAGTTGCTCGCGGACGCCAAGCTCACCGCGGCGCAGAAGGGCCGCATCGTCGATATCCTCGCGACCAGCGACGACCCGGCCGCCGGGCAAACCATGCTCGATGTGCTCAAAGGGGATGCGGCGCCCGAAGTGAAGACACAGGCTATCGAGAGCCTCAAACTCTTTCTGCCAACCAAGTGGAAATCACTTCAGAGTGGCAAGGAACTGGTCGCTGCCATCGATGCTTTGCTCGCGGACCCGAAGACGACCGCGACCGGCTTCCAACTCATCGCCGCCGCGAACGCCGTGAACCGCGTGGAAGCCGTGGTAAAGGTGGCGCGCGACGAGACGGCACCGCTCGCGCTCCGCAAGGAGGCGATCCGCACGCTCTCCAAACTGCCGGACGAAAAGAGCGTGGACGCACTCGTGGGCACCGGGGCGCCCAAGAACCCGCTCTCGGTCGATTGCGTGAACGCGCTCGGTGAACTGCTGCCGAAGGGCCAGAAGCCGCCCGCCTACGCGACCAAGGCGCTGGAGTCGCTGAAACTGGCGGTGACGCTCGAAAGCGCCTCGCCCGAAATCCGATCGGCGGCCGTCGCGGCGCTCGCGGCCAACCGCGCCGGCACCGTCTGGCTGCTCGACGCATACGGCAAGAACGAGTTGCCGAAAGAAGTCGTCGCCGAGACCGGTCGGCTGGTGCGGAACTCGCCCTACGCGGACCTCGCCAACCGCGCGAAGCTCGCGTTCCCCGCGCCGGGCAAGCTGAACCCCAAGAACCTGCCCGCTCCCGGCGTGCTTGCGAAACGCAGCGGTGACGCCACCCGTGGGAAAGCGGTGTGGAACGCGAGCCTCACCGGCGCCGCCCAGTGCGCGAAGTGCCACATGGTTCGCGGCGTCGGCGGCGCCGTCGGCCCGGACCTCACGGGCATCGGGAAGAAGGCCAGCCGCGAGAACCTGTACGACTCCATCCTCACGCCGTCGAAGGCCATCGCCGACCAGTACATCCAGCACTCGGTCACCACGACCGCCGAAGTCACCGTGAGCGGCCTGCTCGTCGCCGACACCCCAACCGCGATCACGCTCCGCGACGCCAACGGCAAGGACAACACCGTTGCGAAGAACGACATTGAGGGGCCGGTGCGCAAACTCAAGACGTCCATCATGCCGGAGGACGTGGTCGCGGCGCTCACCGAGGACGAGCTGATCGACCTCGTCGCCTACCTCGAAACGCTGAAGGTCACGGCCCTCACGCCGGACACGTTCCACATCGCCGGGCCGTTCCCCGGAAAGGACATGAACGCGGCCCTCGACACCGAGTACGGTCCGGAAAAGGGCGCCTTAGACCCGAAGGCCACGTTCCCGGCGAACGGCACACCGATCGGCTGGCGGGCGCTCCGCCCGGACGGCAAGGGCTACTTCGACCTCGCCGCGCTGCACGGCGACCGGGGCACCAACTCGGCCTCCTATATGTACGCCGAGATCGAATCGCCGGTGGAACAAGCGGGCGAAGTGCTGCTCGGCCCGGACGACGGCGCGAAGTTGTGGATCAACGGTAAAGAGGTGCTCACGTCGCGCGACTCGAACGCCGCCACGCCGGAGGCGCAGAAGGTCGCGGTGAAGCTGGTGAGGGGCAAGAACACCGTGCTGTTGAAGATCGCCAACGGCAACAACCCGCACGGCTTCTACTTCAGCCTCACCTCGCCGGAAGAGACGAAGCTGGTAAGGAAGTAA
- a CDS encoding tetratricopeptide repeat protein, which yields MTVHDMLAEGRLADAVASQEATVGAAPADPGARRLLVDLLVFAGRFDDARAHLDRIGSDEPEWPEVARGLLRLFRSERRRTAEGAPRPSPRTRRRNTPRAAGGRCNSSAARGPTMPCGRSTPPTPSAR from the coding sequence ATGACGGTTCACGACATGCTCGCCGAGGGCCGGTTGGCGGACGCGGTCGCGTCCCAGGAAGCGACGGTCGGCGCCGCGCCGGCCGATCCCGGCGCGCGCCGGTTACTCGTCGATCTCCTGGTGTTCGCCGGCCGGTTCGACGACGCCCGCGCCCATCTCGACCGAATCGGGTCCGACGAGCCCGAGTGGCCCGAGGTGGCCCGCGGCCTCCTCCGCCTCTTTCGGTCCGAGCGCCGGCGCACGGCCGAGGGGGCGCCCCGACCGTCACCCCGGACCCGGCGCCGAAACACGCCACGCGCCGCTGGCGGGCGGTGCAACTCGTCCGCCGCGCGCGGCCCGACGATGCCGTGCGGGCGATCGACGCCGCCGACGCCGTCAGCCCGGTGA
- a CDS encoding DEAD/DEAH box helicase, whose protein sequence is MLREVQIDIRRQRAKAVKFQIENVGKKRVFSDYRVTNPESGGQYTVSVKGFEVGDNGCTCPDFKANTLGTCKHIEAVLDTLKDDLPAHLQKKKAAVTRPEIVLHYGEQLRLGAHLPPRHSDKLAELAQTYFDDKGLWSGRGKYPDLIRDIEDVPEEVTVMSDALEFIDREIERTEMLAREQEWVERLEAGALDLNLLSVPLYDYQLRGALFLACRGRSILGDDMGLGKTVQTLAAVELLARERGIQRALVVAPASVKYQWETEIRKFTGRPAQVIDGSPEARLVQYAEPTFYRLVNYEQVVRDREAINAWKPDVIVLDEAQRIKNWEAKTSKEVKKLKSRYAMVLTGTPLENKLEELYSIVQFVDERRFGPAFEFLYEHRVLDAEGNLKGYRNLDKIREKLAPIFLRRTRGEVLTQLPARTDNTVFVELADEQRGPYEEQRAALARLLQKGYLTDLDRKRILACVVNLRTICDSLFLYDRQTRVSPKLDEFAELVPELVGEHKLVVFSQWETMVMEAAKVLDALGVGYVVLHGGLPGKDRKAVLERFQSDPACKVFLSTDAGGTGLNLQTADTVVNLELPWNPAVLEQRIARVHRMGQDRAVRVINFATRGTIEEKVLRTVEAKQALFTGLFTGDADEIPFEALNTGGFLDAMRDLIGPGEEERKQETGNRVQETGDRRPGTGPTSTAPPALPSAPSVWHGVAQIVEGACAVLADPMAGQQLPPEIRERLLTALRSVAGTAGVNSPK, encoded by the coding sequence ATGCTCCGCGAAGTGCAGATCGACATCCGCCGGCAGCGGGCCAAGGCGGTCAAGTTCCAGATCGAGAACGTGGGCAAGAAGCGCGTGTTCTCGGACTACCGGGTCACCAACCCCGAGTCCGGCGGGCAGTACACGGTGTCCGTCAAGGGGTTCGAGGTCGGGGACAACGGCTGCACCTGTCCCGACTTCAAGGCGAACACCCTCGGCACGTGCAAGCACATCGAGGCCGTGCTCGACACGCTCAAGGACGACCTGCCGGCGCACCTCCAGAAGAAGAAGGCCGCCGTCACCCGGCCGGAGATCGTCCTCCACTACGGCGAGCAGCTCCGGCTCGGCGCCCACCTGCCGCCCCGGCACTCCGACAAGCTCGCGGAGCTCGCCCAAACCTACTTCGACGACAAGGGGTTGTGGTCCGGCCGCGGCAAGTACCCCGACCTGATCCGCGACATCGAGGACGTGCCCGAAGAGGTCACGGTGATGTCCGACGCGCTGGAGTTCATCGACCGCGAGATCGAGCGGACCGAGATGCTCGCCCGCGAACAGGAGTGGGTGGAGCGGCTCGAGGCCGGCGCCCTCGACCTGAACCTCCTGAGCGTCCCGCTGTACGACTACCAGCTCCGGGGCGCGCTGTTCCTCGCGTGCCGCGGGCGGAGCATCCTCGGCGACGACATGGGACTGGGTAAAACCGTGCAGACCCTCGCGGCGGTGGAGCTGCTCGCCCGCGAGCGCGGCATCCAGCGGGCGCTCGTGGTGGCCCCGGCGTCGGTCAAGTACCAGTGGGAGACGGAGATCCGGAAGTTCACCGGCCGCCCGGCGCAAGTCATCGACGGCAGCCCGGAGGCGCGCCTGGTGCAGTACGCCGAACCGACCTTTTACCGGCTGGTGAACTACGAACAGGTCGTCCGCGACCGCGAGGCCATCAACGCGTGGAAGCCGGACGTGATCGTGCTCGACGAGGCCCAGCGCATCAAGAACTGGGAGGCCAAGACGAGCAAGGAGGTGAAGAAGCTCAAGAGCCGCTACGCGATGGTGCTCACCGGCACGCCGCTGGAGAACAAGCTCGAAGAGCTGTACAGCATCGTGCAGTTCGTGGACGAGCGCCGGTTCGGGCCGGCGTTCGAGTTCCTCTACGAGCACCGCGTGCTGGACGCGGAGGGCAACCTGAAGGGCTACCGGAACCTCGACAAGATCCGCGAGAAGCTGGCGCCGATCTTCTTGCGCCGGACCCGCGGCGAGGTCCTCACCCAGCTCCCGGCCCGCACCGACAACACCGTGTTCGTGGAACTCGCGGACGAGCAGCGCGGCCCGTACGAGGAACAGCGCGCCGCCCTCGCGCGGTTGCTCCAAAAGGGCTACCTCACCGACCTCGACCGCAAGCGCATCCTCGCGTGCGTGGTCAACCTCCGCACCATCTGCGACAGCCTGTTCCTGTACGACCGGCAGACCCGCGTGTCCCCCAAACTGGACGAGTTCGCGGAGCTGGTGCCCGAACTCGTCGGCGAGCACAAGCTCGTGGTGTTCTCGCAGTGGGAAACGATGGTGATGGAGGCGGCGAAGGTGCTGGACGCCCTCGGCGTCGGGTACGTGGTGCTGCACGGCGGGCTCCCGGGGAAGGACCGCAAGGCGGTGCTGGAGCGGTTCCAGTCCGACCCGGCGTGCAAGGTCTTCCTCAGCACCGACGCGGGCGGCACGGGCTTGAACCTCCAGACCGCCGATACCGTGGTGAACCTCGAACTGCCCTGGAACCCGGCGGTGCTGGAGCAGCGCATCGCCCGCGTTCACCGCATGGGGCAGGATCGTGCGGTCCGGGTGATCAATTTCGCCACACGCGGCACCATCGAGGAAAAGGTGCTGCGAACTGTAGAGGCGAAACAGGCGCTCTTCACCGGGCTGTTCACCGGCGACGCGGACGAGATCCCGTTCGAGGCGCTGAACACCGGCGGCTTCCTGGACGCGATGCGCGACCTGATCGGCCCAGGAGAAGAGGAGCGGAAGCAGGAGACGGGGAACCGGGTACAGGAAACAGGGGACAGGAGGCCGGGGACAGGACCGACTTCAACGGCCCCGCCTGCTCTCCCGTCCGCCCCCTCGGTCTGGCACGGTGTCGCGCAGATCGTGGAAGGCGCGTGTGCCGTTCTGGCCGATCCGATGGCGGGTCAACAACTCCCGCCAGAAATCCGCGAACGCCTGCTGACTGCGCTTCGCTCGGTGGCCGGCACCGCTGGCGTCAATTCGCCAAAATAG
- a CDS encoding M61 family metallopeptidase, whose product MPRLALAVFALTTLPSFALGQPIELSVDASEVARKVIHVREVVPAAPGALALHYPRWIPGRHRPVGQIANVTEFRVRANGAALDWKRDDADPFTVRLTAPEGTKSVEVTFDLLLAAGAEGGAQFMTVASPKVLMLNWNDVLVYPKVEKALALTFDPSMKLPEKWKYGTALEPSEKEKTGYASFKGVTLEALIDSPLLAGEYVREVKIGADDAEKERHRIVIACDSPDGLEATADTRKAWDKLPGEAAALFGPAKPYTRYTFLLGLSNHIPGAGIEHHQSSDNRLPELALVKSAERKAAATLFPHEYTHSWNGKFRRPADMIVPDYQQPQQTRLLWVYEGLTNYIGWLLAARSGLMSADEARDYLAMTASRMTNVRARAWRPLDDTAAAASTLFDATRSWRSARRAVDFYDEGTLLWLEVDVLIRTQTKGAKSLDDFCRVFFGDGPGAPAVKGYRLDDVLAALSAVAPADWKAYFARRVEAVAETPPLEGITGGGWKLTFTEKPTDLFSAMEGLSKGANLSDSLGFQVSGEGLIGDVVPGSVAARAGLAPGMKLLAVNGRRFALDGLKTAVGGTKSGGKLELLAESGDFFKTHALDYTGGARYPRLEKVEEKPDVLADVVKPKTK is encoded by the coding sequence ATGCCGCGTCTCGCGCTCGCCGTTTTCGCCCTCACCACACTTCCGTCCTTCGCTCTCGGCCAGCCGATCGAGTTGAGCGTGGACGCCTCCGAAGTGGCGCGGAAGGTGATCCACGTGCGCGAGGTGGTCCCGGCCGCCCCGGGGGCACTGGCGCTGCACTACCCGCGGTGGATTCCCGGCCGGCACCGGCCCGTCGGCCAGATCGCGAACGTGACCGAGTTCCGCGTCCGGGCGAACGGCGCCGCGCTCGACTGGAAGCGCGACGACGCCGACCCCTTCACCGTTCGCCTCACCGCGCCGGAAGGAACGAAGTCGGTCGAAGTGACGTTCGATCTGCTACTCGCGGCCGGCGCGGAGGGCGGGGCGCAGTTCATGACGGTCGCGTCGCCAAAGGTACTGATGCTGAACTGGAACGACGTGCTGGTGTACCCCAAGGTCGAGAAGGCGCTGGCACTCACCTTCGACCCGAGCATGAAGCTCCCGGAGAAGTGGAAGTACGGCACGGCCCTGGAGCCGTCCGAGAAGGAAAAGACCGGGTACGCGAGCTTCAAGGGCGTCACGCTGGAAGCGCTCATCGACTCACCGCTCCTGGCCGGCGAGTACGTCCGCGAGGTGAAGATCGGGGCCGACGACGCCGAAAAGGAACGGCACCGGATCGTCATCGCGTGCGACAGCCCCGACGGGTTGGAGGCGACCGCGGACACCCGGAAGGCGTGGGACAAGTTGCCCGGCGAGGCCGCGGCGCTGTTCGGGCCGGCGAAGCCGTACACCCGCTACACGTTCCTGCTCGGCTTGAGCAACCACATCCCGGGCGCGGGCATCGAACACCACCAGTCGAGCGACAACCGGCTGCCGGAACTCGCGCTCGTCAAGAGCGCCGAGCGCAAGGCCGCCGCGACGCTGTTCCCGCACGAGTACACGCACTCGTGGAACGGCAAGTTCCGCCGCCCCGCCGACATGATCGTGCCGGACTACCAGCAACCGCAGCAGACCCGGCTGCTGTGGGTGTACGAGGGGCTGACGAACTACATCGGCTGGCTGCTCGCGGCCCGGTCCGGCCTGATGTCCGCGGACGAGGCCCGCGACTACCTCGCCATGACCGCGTCGCGCATGACGAACGTGCGGGCGCGGGCCTGGCGCCCGCTCGACGACACGGCCGCCGCCGCGAGCACGCTCTTTGATGCCACCCGATCGTGGCGGTCCGCCCGCCGCGCGGTGGACTTCTACGACGAGGGCACGCTGCTGTGGCTGGAGGTCGACGTGCTGATCCGCACGCAGACGAAGGGGGCGAAGTCGCTCGACGACTTCTGCCGCGTGTTCTTCGGCGACGGCCCGGGCGCCCCCGCGGTGAAGGGCTACCGCCTCGACGACGTACTCGCCGCCCTCAGCGCCGTCGCCCCCGCCGACTGGAAGGCGTACTTCGCGCGCCGCGTGGAGGCCGTGGCAGAAACGCCGCCCCTGGAGGGCATCACCGGGGGCGGGTGGAAGCTCACATTCACCGAGAAGCCGACCGACCTGTTCAGCGCGATGGAGGGGCTGTCGAAGGGCGCGAACCTCTCAGATTCGCTGGGCTTCCAGGTGAGCGGCGAGGGGCTGATCGGCGACGTCGTGCCGGGCTCGGTCGCGGCGAGGGCCGGGCTGGCACCGGGGATGAAGCTCCTGGCGGTGAACGGCCGCCGGTTCGCGCTGGACGGCCTGAAGACCGCGGTGGGGGGGACGAAGTCCGGCGGCAAACTGGAACTGCTGGCCGAGAGCGGCGACTTCTTCAAGACGCACGCACTCGACTACACGGGCGGCGCCCGCTACCCGCGCCTCGAGAAGGTGGAGGAGAAGCCGGACGTGCTGGCGGACGTCGTGAAGCCGAAGACGAAGTGA
- a CDS encoding phosphorylase family protein — translation MIADRDWVRRNLGFDPVATPAPASTFAFPMAARPHSTPEDLQRERIDFDSEAPAGREFLAFTTATGLSRFTEIPWPSGLAPKTGPKPAGTGAGPLPRADVLVVTWTVDEGHALSRVITPGKDSRNDYVPYTHNYAAISSKMSKGSPAVLAKRLGAYWTTTIGGKKAVVFKSDSHLSQDTKKLPGKTGTLPNYDVWAQIIGEVRPELVITTGTSGGIGDQCEVGDVVVSPVVRFDCLKWLKKASFHDAIYNSTAPKAKLFAKAETLFNANADQLPRDNTRPPRIVQSAGPASSVVTTDFFGFDTSDNHYGLQGLGDVSEMGDAVLGLVASQLETPINWVAVRNVSDPQIKAVGTLKEQSTLAAQIYKGFGRWSTVCSAIVCWALIAAE, via the coding sequence ATGATCGCCGACAGGGATTGGGTGCGTCGGAACCTCGGCTTCGATCCGGTCGCCACGCCCGCGCCGGCCTCGACCTTCGCGTTTCCGATGGCGGCCCGGCCGCACAGCACCCCCGAGGACCTGCAACGGGAGCGCATCGATTTCGATTCCGAGGCGCCGGCCGGGCGCGAGTTCCTCGCGTTCACCACGGCCACCGGGCTCTCCCGGTTCACGGAGATCCCGTGGCCCAGCGGGCTCGCCCCGAAAACCGGCCCGAAACCGGCCGGCACCGGGGCCGGCCCGCTGCCCCGGGCCGACGTGCTGGTGGTGACCTGGACCGTGGACGAGGGGCACGCGCTGAGCCGCGTGATCACCCCGGGCAAGGATTCTCGAAACGACTACGTCCCGTACACTCACAATTACGCCGCCATCTCGAGCAAGATGAGCAAGGGCAGCCCGGCCGTCCTGGCAAAGCGGCTGGGGGCGTACTGGACGACGACGATCGGGGGCAAGAAGGCGGTCGTCTTCAAGTCCGATTCGCACCTGTCGCAGGACACGAAGAAGCTCCCGGGGAAGACCGGTACGCTCCCCAACTACGACGTCTGGGCACAGATCATCGGCGAGGTGCGGCCGGAGCTCGTCATCACGACCGGCACGTCCGGGGGCATCGGCGACCAGTGCGAGGTGGGTGACGTGGTCGTGAGCCCGGTCGTGCGGTTCGACTGTCTCAAGTGGCTCAAGAAGGCGTCGTTCCACGACGCGATTTACAACAGCACCGCCCCCAAGGCCAAATTGTTCGCCAAGGCCGAAACGCTCTTCAACGCGAACGCCGACCAGCTCCCGCGGGACAACACCCGGCCGCCGCGCATCGTGCAGAGCGCCGGCCCCGCCTCGTCGGTCGTGACCACCGATTTCTTCGGCTTCGATACCTCTGATAACCACTACGGGCTTCAGGGGCTGGGCGACGTGTCGGAGATGGGGGACGCGGTCCTGGGGCTGGTCGCCAGCCAACTGGAAACGCCGATCAACTGGGTCGCCGTGCGAAACGTCTCGGACCCGCAAATCAAGGCCGTCGGCACGCTCAAGGAGCAGTCCACACTGGCGGCTCAAATCTACAAGGGGTTCGGGCGCTGGAGCACCGTGTGCAGCGCGATCGTGTGCTGGGCGCTGATCGCCGCCGAGTAG